A part of Acipenser ruthenus chromosome 12, fAciRut3.2 maternal haplotype, whole genome shotgun sequence genomic DNA contains:
- the LOC117416619 gene encoding volume-regulated anion channel subunit LRRC8D-like has translation MFTLTEVASLNDIQPTYRILKPWWDVFMDYLAVVMLMVAIFAGTMQLTKDQVVCLPVLQEPKVKTSALNSSPSMHTTPWAAESTDHSVQHGSLAKEVTLGTVPPTTADNVAHEIQYTQTPSPAVKISEPEPTGRKTNLDYQQYVFVNQMCYHVALPWYSKYFPYLALIHTIVLMVSSNFWFKYPKTSSKIEHFVSILGKCFESPWTTKALSETACEDSEENKQRLTGATSLPKHVSTSSDEGSPGQTTPMLTKTGVRFSAEKPVIEVPCMTILDKKDGEQAKALFEKVRKFRAHVEDSDFIYKLYVVQTVIKTVKFILILCYTLNFVAAINFNHTCEPNVEHLTGYSKFHCTHNMAFMLRKLLVSYIALICVYGLVCLYTLFWLFRRPLKEYSFEKVREESSFSDIPDVKNDFAFLLHMVDQYDQLYSKRFGVFLSEVSENKLRAISLNHEWAYEKLRQHVTRNAQDKLELHLFMLSGVPDAVFDLTDLDILKLELIPEAKLTAKISQMTSLQELHFYHCPAKVEQTAFSFLRDHLRCLHVKFTDIAEIPTWVYLLKNLRELYLVGNLNSENNKMIALESLRDLRHLKILHLKSNLTKIPTNITDLSPHLTKLVVHNDGTKLVVLNSLKKMMNLAELELHNCELERIPHAIFSLTNLQELDLKSNNIRTIEEIISLQHLKRLTCLKLWHNKIITIPLSISHVKNLEWLYLSNNKLESLPTSIFLLQKLRYLDVSYNNIAVIPNEIVSLHDLQHFAITGNKVEILPKPLFKCTKIRTLFLGQNCITAIPDEIGQLLQLTHLELKGNCLDRLPSQLGLCRLLKKNGLTVEDHLFDTLPLEVKEIINLESTAPFAGV, from the coding sequence ATGTTTACCCTTACAGAAGTCGCTTCTCTCAATGATATACAACCAACATACCggattttaaaaccatggtggGATGTGTTTATGGACTACTTGGCTGTTGTCATGCTTATGGTGGCCATCTTTGCAGGCACAATGCAATTAACCAAAGACCAAGTAGTTTGCCTTCCAGTTTTGCAAGAACCAAAAGTGAAAACCAGTGCGTTGAACAGTTCTCCAAGTATGCACACAACACCATGGGCAGCAGAATCTACTGATCATTCTGTGCAACATGGAAGCCTTGCTAAAGAGGTGACTTTAGGAACCGTACCACCAACTACAGCAGATAACGTAGCCCATGAGATTCAGTACACCCAAACACCAAGCCCTGCAGTTAAAATATCTGAGCCAGAACCTACAGGACGCAAAACCAACTTAGATTATcagcaatatgtttttgttaaccAGATGTGCTATCATGTGGCCCTGCCTTGGTACTCCAAGTACTTTCCTTATCTTGCTCTGATTCACACAATTGTCCTCATGGTCAGCAGCAACTTCTGGTTCAAGTATCCAAAGACGAGTTCAAAGATCGagcattttgtttctattttgggGAAGTGTTTTGAGTCCCCTTGGACCACAAAAGCTCTCTCTGAAACGGCCTGCGAAGATTCAGAAGAGAACAAGCAGCGGCTCACCGGTGCGACTTCTTTACCAAAGCACGTGTCGACCAGCAGTGACGAAGGGAGTCCAGGTCAGACAACCCCAATGCTGACAAAAACAGGCGTGAGATTTTCTGCAGAAAAACCCGTTATCGAGGTTCCTTGCATGACTATTTTGGATAAGAAAGATGGCGAACAGGCCAAGGCGCTTTTTGAGAAGGTCAGGAAGTTCCGTGCCCATGTTGAGGACAGTGACTtcatatataaattgtatgttgTTCAGACCGTGATCAAAACGGTCAAGTTCATTTTGATTTTGTGCTATACCTTAAACTTTGTAGCTGCAATCAATTTCAACCACACATGTGAGCCAAATGTAGAGCATCTAACAGGCTACTCCAAATTTCACTGCACTCACAACATGGCATTTATGTTAAGAAAGCTGCTCGTCAGCTACATTGCCCTCATTTGTGTCTACGGCCTTGTCTGTTTGTATACCCTGTTTTGGTTATTTAGGCGCCCTTTGAAGGAATACTCCTTTGAGAAAGTACGAGAAGAAAGCAGCTTTAGTGACATTCCGGACGTTAAGAATGATTTTGCATTCCTTTTGCACATGGTGGATCAATATGATCAGTTGTATTCCAAACGGTTTGGGGTTTTTCTGTCCGAGGTCAGTGAGAACAAGCTTCGTGCGATTAGCCTGAACCATGAGTGGGCCTATGAGAAGCTGCGACAGCATGTAACACGGAATGCCCAAGACAAGCTGGAGCTTCACCTCTTCATGCTGTCTGGGGTCCCTGATGCAGTGTTTGACCTCACTGACCTGGACATCTTAAAGCTGGAACTAATACCTGAAGCCAAGCTTACTGCTAAGATTTCTCAAATGACCAGCCTTCAGGAACTGCATTTTTACCACTGTCCTGCCAAGGTGGAGCAGACGGCTTTCAGCTTTCTCCGTGACCACCTGCGGTGCCTTCATGTCAAGTTTACAGACATTGCTGAAATTCCAACCTGGGTCTATTTGCTTAAAAACCTGAGGGAACTGTACTTGGTAGGTAATCTGAATTCTGAGAACAACAAGATGATAGCCTTGGAGTCTCTCAGAGATTTGAGACATCTGAAGATCTTGCACCTCAAGAGTAATCTCACCAAGATTCCAACAAACATCACTGACCTGTCCCCACATTTAACCAAACTAGTCGTACACAACGATGGAACCAAACTTGTAGTACTGAACAGCTTAAAGAAGATGATGAATTTGGCTGAACTGGAGCTGCACAACTGTGAACTTGAGAGAATTCCTCATGCCATATTCAGCTTAACTAATTTGCAAGAGCTGGACCTGAAATCAAATAACATTCGCACAATTGAAGAAATCATTAGCTTGCAGCACCTCAAGCGGCTAACCTGTCTTAAACTGTGGCACAACAAAATTATCACCATTCCTTTATCGATAAGCCATGTCAAGAACCTTGAATGGCTGTACCTTTCTAACAACAAACTAGAATCTCTGCCAACATCGATCTTCCTACTCCAGAAGCTCCGATATTTAGATGTAAGTTACAACAACATTGCGGTGATTCCCAACGAAATTGTCTCCCTGCATGACCTGCAGCATTTTGCCATTACAGGAAACAAAGTGGAAATCTTGCCAAAACCGCTTTTTAAATGCACAAAGATAAGGACATTATTCCTGGGGCAGAACTGCATCACCGCAATTCCAGATGAAATAGGCCAGTTGCTGCAGCTTACTCATCTCGAACTAAAGGGAAACTGCTTGGATCGCCTCCCATCACAACTAGGTCTCTGTCGTCTTCTCAAGAAAAATGGTCTTACTGTAGAGGACCACCTTTTTGACACCCTGCCCCTGGAGGTGAAGGAAATTATCAATCTCGAGTCTACTGCCCCCTTCGCTGGTGTGTAA